The following are from one region of the Harpia harpyja isolate bHarHar1 chromosome 4, bHarHar1 primary haplotype, whole genome shotgun sequence genome:
- the HBS1L gene encoding HBS1-like protein isoform X2: MSRHRNVRGYNYDEDFEDDDVYGQSVEDDYCISPSTAAQFIYSRRDKPATFAEPLEEEYGYEGADDTADYFTSNHQLTEVDRARLNSCLDQMREVLAESVPEQTMVQAVLDSKFDVQKALDLVLSQGSKKNVKTKNENAVIVGNTTKGDLFCSLEMCIDTDNFSCAVENVADNTNKPGFGNLTAKSGSACYSLVTNDKMLLNAEKSNIPSSERKGLKSPSFVLSSSFSDDLCKGSFCEPMNKQAENQLQESANAVSSIPDSEDVHFSIGSNPSGKSSFKKLECNETQDLKSLLMQNVVCDSLSPEDSIPLVSSSPSDCNSNADFYSPPCLTSALGKLALANEVSHTVNRKNELLENSSSLVQSRKQESPSSDMAALSVLRSGSTSLADLLQEHQESSASHCYSLIDLYTQSIASLTDMKLGTSPLSQLVSQPQTSCGMPELTGSLSSLVLSKVSPLKEVENLSLSDLIAETIEIDKTQEQTDFPMLSVTELRPSERTNIDLSVLVKNADVSAEQNVVRQSNILSPETKLLKEKQGKCSGFAKTNKKPRRGLIPKRQDLSLSWMKALCARPSAFALTLCLRYPPKGYKRRTIGIHKAFLYSRQVQDVKPKETGPIITITPFDFKSASPDDIVKANQKRAFTRQ; this comes from the exons ATGTCCCGGCACAGGAACGTCCGAGGCTATAACTACGACGAAG ACTTTGAAGATGATGATGTGTATGGCCAATCAGTAGAAGATGATTATTGCATTTCTCCTTCAACAG CAGCTCAATTTATCTACTCCAGACGAGACAAACCAGCAACATTTGCTGAACCATTAGAAGAAGAATATGGCTATGAAGGTGCAGATGATACTGCTGATTATTTTACATCCAATCATCAGCTGACTGAAGTTGATAGAG CCCGTCTTAATTCATGCCTTGATCAAATGAGAGAAGTTTTGGCAGAGTCTGTGCCAGAGCAAACAATGGTGCAAGCAGTACTGGATAGTAAATTTGATGTACAGAAGGCTTTGGATCTTGTGCTTTCACAAGGcagtaagaaaaatgtgaagaCCAAGAATGAGAACGCTGTGATTGTAGGAAACACAACAAAAG GAGACTTATTTTGTTCTCTGGAAATGTGTATTGATACAGACAATTTCTCTTGTGCAGTAGAAAATGTTGCTGACAACACCAACAAACCTGGGTTTGGAAACTTGACAGCCAAAAGTGGTTCCGCTTGTTACTCTTTAGTTACAAATGACAAAATGCTCCTTAATGCTGAAAAATCCAATATACCttcatctgaaaggaaaggaTTGAAATCCCCTTCGTTTGTTCTGTCATCTTCTTTCAGTGATGATTTGTGTAAAGGATCATTTTGTGAACCCATGAATAAACAGGCAGAGAATCAACTACAAGAAAGTGCTAATGCAGTAAGTTCGATTCCTGACAGTGAAGATGTTCACTTTAGCATAGGAAGTAACCCATCTGGAAAGTCTTCCTTTAAGAAGTTGGAATGCAATGAAACACAGGACTTGAAATCCTTGCTGATGCAGAATGTGGTTTGTGATTCTCTGAGTCCTGAAGACAGCATTCCTCTTGTTTCCTCAAGTCCTTCTGATTGTAATAGTAATGCAGATTTTTACAGTCCTCCATGTTTAACAAGTGCTTTAGGAAAATTGGCTCTTGCTAACGAAGTCAGTCATACTGTAAATAGGAAGAATGAACTTCTTGAAAATTCTTCTTCACTTGTGCAAAGTAGAAAACAAGAAAGCCCCTCTTCAGACATGGCTGCTTTGTCAGTGTTAAGGTCTGGAAGTACATCATTGGCTGACTTACTTCAGGAGCACCAGGAAAGTAGTGCTAGCCACTGTTATTCTTTGATTGATCTTTATACCCAGTCAATAGCAAGTCTCACTGATATGAAATTGGGAACCTCACCATTATCACAACTAGTAAGTCAACCCCAAACTTCATGTGGGATGCCAGAGCTAACAGGATCTTTGTCTTCTCTAGTCCTCTCTAAAGTTTCTCCACTAAAGGAGGTTGAGAATTTATCACTCTCAGATTTAATAGCAGAGACTATCGAAATAGATAAAACTCAAGAACAGACAGACTTCCCCATGCTCAGTGTAACTGAATTGAGGCCCTCTGAAAGAACTAACATTGATTTAAGTGTCCTTGTAAAAAATGCAGATGTATCTGCAGAACAAAATGTGGTGAGACAGTCAAATATCTTAAGCCCTGAAactaaacttttaaaagaaaaacaaggaaaatgttctggttttgccaaaacaaataaaaaacccagaagaggGCTTATTCCTAAGAGGCAGGATTTGTCCCTTTCATGGATGAAGGCGCTGTGTGCAAGACCGTCAGCTTTTGCTTTAACCTTGTGTCTCCGTTATCCTCCAAAAGGTTATAAGCGGCGCACAATTGGTATACATAAAGCTTTCCTATACAGTAGACAAGTACAAGACGTAAAACCTAAGGAAACTGGTCCTATAATAACCATAACACCATTTGACTTCAAATCAGCTTCTCCTGATGATATTGTGAAAGCTAACCAAAAAAGGGCTTTTACAAGACAGtag
- the HBS1L gene encoding HBS1-like protein isoform X3, producing the protein MSRHRNVRGYNYDEDFEDDDVYGQSVEDDYCISPSTAAQFIYSRRDKPATFAEPLEEEYGYEGADDTADYFTSNHQLTEVDRARLNSCLDQMREVLAESVPEQTMVQAVLDSKFDVQKALDLVLSQGSKKNVKTKNENAVIVGNTTKVENVADNTNKPGFGNLTAKSGSACYSLVTNDKMLLNAEKSNIPSSERKGLKSPSFVLSSSFSDDLCKGSFCEPMNKQAENQLQESANAVSSIPDSEDVHFSIGSNPSGKSSFKKLECNETQDLKSLLMQNVVCDSLSPEDSIPLVSSSPSDCNSNADFYSPPCLTSALGKLALANEVSHTVNRKNELLENSSSLVQSRKQESPSSDMAALSVLRSGSTSLADLLQEHQESSASHCYSLIDLYTQSIASLTDMKLGTSPLSQLVSQPQTSCGMPELTGSLSSLVLSKVSPLKEVENLSLSDLIAETIEIDKTQEQTDFPMLSVTELRPSERTNIDLSVLVKNADVSAEQNVVRQSNILSPETKLLKEKQGKCSGFAKTNKKPRRGLIPKRQDLSLSWMKALCARPSAFALTLCLRYPPKGYKRRTIGIHKAFLYSRQVQDVKPKETGPIITITPFDFKSASPDDIVKANQKRAFTRQ; encoded by the exons ATGTCCCGGCACAGGAACGTCCGAGGCTATAACTACGACGAAG ACTTTGAAGATGATGATGTGTATGGCCAATCAGTAGAAGATGATTATTGCATTTCTCCTTCAACAG CAGCTCAATTTATCTACTCCAGACGAGACAAACCAGCAACATTTGCTGAACCATTAGAAGAAGAATATGGCTATGAAGGTGCAGATGATACTGCTGATTATTTTACATCCAATCATCAGCTGACTGAAGTTGATAGAG CCCGTCTTAATTCATGCCTTGATCAAATGAGAGAAGTTTTGGCAGAGTCTGTGCCAGAGCAAACAATGGTGCAAGCAGTACTGGATAGTAAATTTGATGTACAGAAGGCTTTGGATCTTGTGCTTTCACAAGGcagtaagaaaaatgtgaagaCCAAGAATGAGAACGCTGTGATTGTAGGAAACACAACAAAAG TAGAAAATGTTGCTGACAACACCAACAAACCTGGGTTTGGAAACTTGACAGCCAAAAGTGGTTCCGCTTGTTACTCTTTAGTTACAAATGACAAAATGCTCCTTAATGCTGAAAAATCCAATATACCttcatctgaaaggaaaggaTTGAAATCCCCTTCGTTTGTTCTGTCATCTTCTTTCAGTGATGATTTGTGTAAAGGATCATTTTGTGAACCCATGAATAAACAGGCAGAGAATCAACTACAAGAAAGTGCTAATGCAGTAAGTTCGATTCCTGACAGTGAAGATGTTCACTTTAGCATAGGAAGTAACCCATCTGGAAAGTCTTCCTTTAAGAAGTTGGAATGCAATGAAACACAGGACTTGAAATCCTTGCTGATGCAGAATGTGGTTTGTGATTCTCTGAGTCCTGAAGACAGCATTCCTCTTGTTTCCTCAAGTCCTTCTGATTGTAATAGTAATGCAGATTTTTACAGTCCTCCATGTTTAACAAGTGCTTTAGGAAAATTGGCTCTTGCTAACGAAGTCAGTCATACTGTAAATAGGAAGAATGAACTTCTTGAAAATTCTTCTTCACTTGTGCAAAGTAGAAAACAAGAAAGCCCCTCTTCAGACATGGCTGCTTTGTCAGTGTTAAGGTCTGGAAGTACATCATTGGCTGACTTACTTCAGGAGCACCAGGAAAGTAGTGCTAGCCACTGTTATTCTTTGATTGATCTTTATACCCAGTCAATAGCAAGTCTCACTGATATGAAATTGGGAACCTCACCATTATCACAACTAGTAAGTCAACCCCAAACTTCATGTGGGATGCCAGAGCTAACAGGATCTTTGTCTTCTCTAGTCCTCTCTAAAGTTTCTCCACTAAAGGAGGTTGAGAATTTATCACTCTCAGATTTAATAGCAGAGACTATCGAAATAGATAAAACTCAAGAACAGACAGACTTCCCCATGCTCAGTGTAACTGAATTGAGGCCCTCTGAAAGAACTAACATTGATTTAAGTGTCCTTGTAAAAAATGCAGATGTATCTGCAGAACAAAATGTGGTGAGACAGTCAAATATCTTAAGCCCTGAAactaaacttttaaaagaaaaacaaggaaaatgttctggttttgccaaaacaaataaaaaacccagaagaggGCTTATTCCTAAGAGGCAGGATTTGTCCCTTTCATGGATGAAGGCGCTGTGTGCAAGACCGTCAGCTTTTGCTTTAACCTTGTGTCTCCGTTATCCTCCAAAAGGTTATAAGCGGCGCACAATTGGTATACATAAAGCTTTCCTATACAGTAGACAAGTACAAGACGTAAAACCTAAGGAAACTGGTCCTATAATAACCATAACACCATTTGACTTCAAATCAGCTTCTCCTGATGATATTGTGAAAGCTAACCAAAAAAGGGCTTTTACAAGACAGtag